Sequence from the Candidatus Cloacimonadaceae bacterium genome:
GCTTATCCGAATATGATGATGCAATCTCGCTGCCGGAGGATGCCGCGAACACGCTGAGATTACCCGCTGCTTTGGGGGTCTCGGTTTTGATAGAGACCGGTCTGGCACCGGCGAGGATGATCTCGTTTTCGCGGTTGGCGCCGGAAAAACACGAATCCAGAAAGAGGGTGATCTGTTTCGCTTTCAGGTTTTGCAGGTTGGCATAAAGAGTTTCGAGGTCATAGCCGGAAATCGAGGCATAGTCTGGATTTCCGTCATAAGGCAGCAGATACGCCTTTTTGCTGTTGATGTCCGGTGCGCCGTGTCCGCTGTAATAGATAAAGATCTCGCAGTCCTTGTGGGAAGCGTTCTTATCCAGCCAGCCGCGGGGGTCGAAAATCTCCCTCAAGGTGCCCGATGTGGCATGCTCGTCCAGTTTCTCATAGATGTTTGCCATGGGGATGCCTAACACTTTGTTGAAGTATTCTTTCATAAACTCCGCGTCTCGGCGGGCAAAACGAACCGAAGATGCGTTGCGGTAATTCTCGATGCCGATCACCACGCCCCAGCGGTTTTTATTAGCTTTGCCAAAGGTGGGAATGCCCTGTTCGATGTCTATGGAAAGAGAAGGCGCGGCACGGATTTGTGCCTGAGAGTGCTTACCGGTGATGATCATCGCTTCGGCGGTTTTTTCAGCTCGGTTGAAAGCGAGGTTGAGCGGCTGGTTGAGATTGCTGAATCTGCCCCTCGCTTCGTTGAGATTGATCTTGATCTCGAGTTTGGTGGCGGTTTTGGCGCTGATGATGTCAAAAACGATGTCCTTATATCCGCCGGAAGGGATGTCCCCCAGATTGTGCAAAGCGCCGCTGCCTTGCATGAAATAGGTCAATTCTCCCAGATTCACTTCCGCGCTCACCCCTTTGGCGATGCCCTGTCCACGGTTATGGATTCTGGCGCGTACCTCGACCTGCTCACCGGGTTCGATCTTGCCGTTTTTGCTCTGATCCGCGATGCCAGAGTCCGCGATGTAAATATCCGGTGCGAGCAACGCCTTGGTACTAAATTTAAGGGGTTTATCGTCCGGCGGAAAGCCGTTTTGCTCCCTGAAACTTATCCGCAGTTCCACTTGAGTGTCGGTTAATCCGGATTCGCCTTTGAGAGTGATGCTTTGGGAAACTGTCTGCCCCGCCTTGACCTCTCCGAAATACAGCGATCCGGGATAGGAAACCGCGCTGCTGCCAGTCAGGTTAAAGATCGCTTCCACCATATTGGCGCTACCCTTGCCGCTATTGTTGATATTGATCGTCAGCGTTGCCGTCTCTTCTGCGTCCAACATGTTGTTGCCGCCGGGCTCCGAAAATGAGATGATCGCTTCCAGCCGGGGCGGTATGATGCTAATAATTGTGGTCGAGCCGCCAAGAGCCGGCGCCTTGTCCGTCGATGCAAAGGTGCCCGCTTCGCCGCTCAGCTTGGCTTCCAGATAATCCCAGCCCATGTTCTGATTGAGCTGGCGGGTGACGGACAAGCTGTATTTGGCAAAGTTTTGCTTTACGCCGGGCGCCTTGTCCAAAGGCACGACTACGTCAAAGGTCTTGCCGGGGATCGATACCTTAAATTTCTGCGTTTCCGAGTCATAAGCTCCCAAGGTTCCTTTCATCTGGATGGTCTCTCGGGATTGGTTAAGGATTTGCCGCATACGCAGATCCAGTTTGGCGATATAGGCATTATGCGCGGCGCGGGCGTCATTTATCTTCTGCTCATACTCTCTGGTGATCGCGGCAACTCGCGCGTTTACATCCTTTTTACGTTGCTCAAATTGAGCAATGGTCTCAAACTCGCCTTTCACAAGGTTTTGATATTCGCTGATTCTGTAAGCGCGCTCAGCTTCCAAAGCCGTGGATGAAAACGGTGTCTTTATCCACCCACTTAGCGTCAGCGTTTCAAAGCTGAGGTCTGCCCAAAGGACTCCGCAAATTATCCCCAGGCAAATAATCGTAATTGTCCGTTTCATTTAGTCCTCCCCAATGGTTGTGTCGTTCTAAAGTAGATGATACACTGTGTCTTGTCAAACAACAAAATGTCCGGTTTTCGAAGCTGAGAAGCTCTACTAACCTGAATATAATCATTTGATGCCATGGCACCTGGATACGAAACTGGGCTATCCATTTTGCTCACCTGAAAAATCTTTTCATTTATCAGTTCCGGCGGTCTATGATTTTGCATCATCATAGCATTGAAGACCCGAAAGCCGTTGTTGTTGTTCCTGTTATC
This genomic interval carries:
- a CDS encoding caspase family protein, which produces MKRTITIICLGIICGVLWADLSFETLTLSGWIKTPFSSTALEAERAYRISEYQNLVKGEFETIAQFEQRKKDVNARVAAITREYEQKINDARAAHNAYIAKLDLRMRQILNQSRETIQMKGTLGAYDSETQKFKVSIPGKTFDVVVPLDKAPGVKQNFAKYSLSVTRQLNQNMGWDYLEAKLSGEAGTFASTDKAPALGGSTTIISIIPPRLEAIISFSEPGGNNMLDAEETATLTININNSGKGSANMVEAIFNLTGSSAVSYPGSLYFGEVKAGQTVSQSITLKGESGLTDTQVELRISFREQNGFPPDDKPLKFSTKALLAPDIYIADSGIADQSKNGKIEPGEQVEVRARIHNRGQGIAKGVSAEVNLGELTYFMQGSGALHNLGDIPSGGYKDIVFDIISAKTATKLEIKINLNEARGRFSNLNQPLNLAFNRAEKTAEAMIITGKHSQAQIRAAPSLSIDIEQGIPTFGKANKNRWGVVIGIENYRNASSVRFARRDAEFMKEYFNKVLGIPMANIYEKLDEHATSGTLREIFDPRGWLDKNASHKDCEIFIYYSGHGAPDINSKKAYLLPYDGNPDYASISGYDLETLYANLQNLKAKQITLFLDSCFSGANRENEIILAGARPVSIKTETPKAAGNLSVFAASSGSEIASSYSDKLHGLFSYFLMKGMRGDADINMDNKITLQELNEYLIENVPATARRMGREQNPQLMSGEPGRVLIQW